One window of the Trifolium pratense cultivar HEN17-A07 linkage group LG2, ARS_RC_1.1, whole genome shotgun sequence genome contains the following:
- the LOC123907960 gene encoding uncharacterized protein LOC123907960 has protein sequence MEIFQRAKVVRLRSNHDKYLLADDDLEGVYQDRLGCYNNAKWTVEIVEHGNLIRLKSFYGRYLTASNMPFLLGAKGKKVVQTLPTRLNSSLEWEPIREGEQVRLKTRYGQYLRANGGLPPWRNSVTHDIPHRTKSANWILWDVDLVQLRPEPPKHIQEAAPSVVQEVARPIDSPSERSRSPSPSPPLSPTSSDNDNPFAIIHLRSSIPNESGNLEESESPMKEGRMIFYNVGDENGDVHEGSEEKFFTFKGSSVDDLKEKLKEETGLDDIVVCCRNPLNAKIYPLRLQLPPNNIDMHIVVVPSSFAE, from the exons ATGGAAATCTTCCAAAGGGCTAAAGTGGTTCGTTTGAGAAGCAATCATGATAAGTACTTATTGGCAGATGATGATTTAGAAGGTGTTTACCAAGATCGTCTTGGTTGCTACAACAATGCAAAATGGACGGTTGAGATTGTAGAACATGGCAACTTGATTAGATTGAAGAGTTTTTATGGAAGATACTTAACAGCCTCTAATATGCCATTCTTGTTAGGTGCAAAGGGGAAAAAAGTTGTGCAAACACTTCCCACAAGGTTGAATTCATCTTTGGAATGGGAACCGATAAGGGAAGGCGAACAGGTCAGACTCAAGACTCGTTATGGTCAATATTTACGTGCCAATGGGGGGTTACCACCGTGGAGAAACTCTGTCACACATGACATTCCACATCGTACGAAATCGGCAAATTGGATTTTATGGGATGTGGATCTTGTCCAGCTTCGGCCGGAACCACCCAAGCACATACAAGAGGCTGCACCTAGTGTTGTTCAAGAGGTGGCTCGTCCCATCGACTCTCCATCGGAACGTTCTCGTTCGCCTTCTCCTTCTCCTCCTCTTTCTCCTACTTCATCAGATAATGATAATCCCTTTGCCATAATTCATCTAAGGTCTTCCATACCAAATGAG AGTGGAAATTTAGAAGAGAGTGAGTCACCAATGAAAGAAGGGAGGatgatattttataatgtgGGTGATGAAAATGGAGATGTTCATGAAGGAAGTGAAGAAAAATTCTTTACATTCAAAGGAAGTAGTGTTGATGATTTAAAAGAAAAGTTGAAGGAAGAAACAGGacttgatgatattgttgtatgTTGTCGCAATCCATTGAATGCAAAAATATATCCACTTCGTTTACAATTACCTCCCAACAATATTGATATGCATATAGTTGTGGTTCCTTCATCATTTGCAG AATaa
- the LOC123907963 gene encoding uncharacterized protein At1g08160-like, with product MAQPLTQSQPHATKSKFPILRYIAIIILALIILVGIAVLISWLVLKPKHLQYSVEDASIHNFNLTDANHLNAKFDFTIRAKNPNSKVSIYYDSIEVSVSYEDQTLATNTIQPYFQPHKNVTRLHVGLTAQTAALYGSVPKDIKIERSSGDIQLDVFVRARIRFKVGVWKSKHRVIKIFCSPVLVNFSKVKSFERAYCDVDM from the coding sequence ATGGCTCAACCTTTGACACAATCACAGCCTCAtgcaacaaaatcaaaatttccaATCCTACGTTACATTGCCATAATAATTTTAGCCTTAATAATTCTTGTTGGCATAGCTGTACTCATATCTTGGCTAGTTCTTAAGCCAAAGCACTTGCAATATAGTGTTGAAGATGCTTCAATCCACAATTTCAATTTAACCGATGCAAATCACCTCAATGCAAAATTTGATTTCACAATAAGAGCAAAAAATCCAAATTCAAAAGTGTCAATATACTATGATTCTATTGAGGTTTCCGTGAGTTACGAGGATCAAACACTAGCAACAAATACAATTCAACCGTATTTTCAACCACATAAGAATGTTACTAGGTTGCATGTGGGACTAACCGCTCAAACTGCGGCTTTGTATGGTTCTGTGCCGAAAGATATTAAGATTGAGAGATCTTCGGGGGATATTCAGTTAGATGTGTTCGTTAGAGCAAGAATAAGGTTTAAGGTTGGAGTGTGGAAATCGAAACATCGTGTTATAAAGATATTTTGTTCTCCCGTGTTGGTGAATTTTTCGAAAGTTAAGAGTTTTGAAAGGGCCTATTGTGATGTTGATATGTAA
- the LOC123904516 gene encoding probable protein phosphatase 2C 43, with protein MIPFLKHVVFGTPYQQYGQIEDPQAFHNDPLAWSRPLVKHYWGEFSMAAVQANVDMEDKCQVEVGIDSIFVGVYDGQKGDTVSILLRNHIFRQIIVLIQENNNNMNKNILERAVARIEIAFMRGTLYAANVGNSRAVLGSMTDVGNLKRLVVKQLVRDHNLYDGNIQKQVRNLQPDTNDDYNDKYVSMLFIRDRGLIDTTRCIGYSYLKEEISEGVEIPSWERM; from the exons ATGATTCCATTTCTAAAACATGTTGTTTTTGGGACCCCTTATCAGCAGTATGGTCAAATTGAAGACCCTCAGGCATTTCATAATGACCCTCTGGCGTGGTCGAGGCCACTGGTTAAGCATTACTGGGGCGAATTCTCCATGGCTGCAGTTCAGGCAAATGTGGATATGGAAGATAAGTGCCAAGTTGAAGTTGGCATTGATTCAATCTTTGTTGGAGTTTATGATGGCCAGAAAGGCGACACCGTTTCCATCTTGCTTAGAAATCATATCTTCCGTCAAATTATCG TGCTTATTCAGGAGAATAATAACAATATGAATAAGAATATTCTGGAGCGAGCTGTTGCCCGAATTGAGATAGCTTTTATGAG AGGGACGTTATATGCCGCCAATGTTGGAAACTCGCGTGCTGTACTCGGTTCTATGACGGATGTTGGTAATCTTAAAAGATTGGTCGTTAAACAGTTGGTTAGAGATCACAATTTATATGATGGAAATATTCAAAAACAAGTTAGAAACTTGCAGCCGGATACTAATGATGATTATAATGACAAGTATGTCTCCATGTTATTCATTAGAGACAGAGGTTTAATCGATACAACTAGATGCATAGGATATTCATATTTGAAGGAGGAGATCAGTGAAGGCGTCGAAATCCCAAGTTGGGAAAGAATGTGA